Part of the Candidatus Schekmanbacteria bacterium RIFCSPLOWO2_02_FULL_38_14 genome, GACAGGGAAGAAAAAAAAGTAGAAAGAATTGTAGCATTGGGCAGTGTAAGGGTTAATCAGGAAGACAGAAATGCCGTTGCATCAAAAGCAACCTATTTTGAAAATGGAATGAAAATTATTCTTGAAGGGAATCCAAAATTATGGCAGAAAAATGACCTCTTAAAAGGAAATAGAATTACTCTTTTTCTCAATGAAGACAGAATAGTAGTTGAAACCGCAGATGTTCAAATTCATCCTAAAAATGCAAATATTACTGGTAAAAAAACTGCAAAGGATGAAAAAAAATGAAGTCTTTGAATGTGTCAAACTTGGCAAAAACATACGGGGAAAGAAAAGTTGTTGATGACGTATCACTCAAAGTTTCAAGCGGTGAAGTCGTCGGGCTTTTAGGCCCAAATGGTGCCGGGAAGACCACAATTTTTTATATGACAGTAGGACTTGTCAATCCTGATGAAGGTAAAATATATTTAAACGGAGAAACCATTGAAAATCTCCCAATGTATCAAAGAGCAAGAAAAGGCATAGGATATCTTCCGCAGGAATCTTCCATATTCAGAAAACTCACAGTTGAAGAAAATTTTCTTGCAATCCTTGAAATGTATCCGCTTACTGATAAGGAAAGGAGAAAAGTCCTGGATGAACTCCTCAATGAGCTTCACATTGCTCATCTGGCAAAAAATAAGGCATTCACTCTTTCAGGAGGTGAAAGGCGAAGAGTTGAAATAACAAGGACACTCATTTCCAAACCGCAATTCATACTTCTGGACGAACCATTTGCGGGTATTGACCCTAAATCTATTGATGACCTGCAGCAGATAATCAACCATTTAAAGAATAAAGGCATAGGTGTTTTGATTACTGATCATAATGTTAGAGAAACTCTCCAAATCACTGACAGAGCCTATATAATAAACGAAGGAAAGATTCTTGAAGAAGGAATCCCTGATAAGATAGCAGAAAGTTCTAAAGTAAGACAAATATTTCTTGGTGATAAATTTCAACTTATTTCTTGAGATAAGATATGGCACTTGAAATTAAACTACAGTTAAAGCAGATGCAAAAGCTCGTAATGACTACCGAGCTTCGCAATGCAATAAAACTGCTCACCCTTTCAAGATTGGAATTACAGCAGCTTGTTCAGCAGAAACTGCTGGAAAACCCGTTTCTTGAAGAAGTCAATGATGAAACAGAAGATGAACTCGATGAACAGGACACATCATTGGCAGGTGAAAATCAAAAGGAAGATCCCGTTTCTGTCTCTAAAAAAGAAGAAGAAATAGACTTCAGAAAAAAAGCAGAAGAAATAAACTGGGAAGATTTTACACAGGCATATCAGGACAATTACGAAACCAACCTGAGCTCAGACTATCAGGACAAATCTCCTCAGTATGAAAACATTCTGGCATCCAAAGTCACTCTCTCAGAATACCTCACAAATCAACTCAGGCTTGTCTGGAGTTCAAAAGAAGAGTTTGAGGCAGGTTGTTTTCTTATAGGAAATCTTGATGAAAACGGATATTTGGCAACTCCTTTAAGCGAGTTGATTGAACAGCACCATTTAGATTCTTCAGTAGTTTATAAAGCCCACGAACTGTTGAAGAACCTGGAACCAGAGGGCATCGGCTCGCAGAATCTGCAGGAATGTCTTCTTGCACAGGTCAAGCATCAAGGCATTACAGATCCGCTTATTACAAAAATCATTTCAAACCATCTTCCAGAATTAGAGTTGTCTAATTTTAAAGCAGTTGCTGATAAATGTAATGTTGCAGAAAAAGAAGTTTTAGAAGCACTTAAGTTCATAAAAACCCTTGACCCAAAACCTGCAAGAAATTTTGGCGGTGATGAAATAAAGTATATTATTCCTGATATC contains:
- a CDS encoding RNA polymerase sigma-54 factor; this translates as MALEIKLQLKQMQKLVMTTELRNAIKLLTLSRLELQQLVQQKLLENPFLEEVNDETEDELDEQDTSLAGENQKEDPVSVSKKEEEIDFRKKAEEINWEDFTQAYQDNYETNLSSDYQDKSPQYENILASKVTLSEYLTNQLRLVWSSKEEFEAGCFLIGNLDENGYLATPLSELIEQHHLDSSVVYKAHELLKNLEPEGIGSQNLQECLLAQVKHQGITDPLITKIISNHLPELELSNFKAVADKCNVAEKEVLEALKFIKTLDPKPARNFGGDEIKYIIPDIFVVKVDDKYVVYLNDDGFNNFRINPFYREFLHKKNSDNNATKTYLEQKFRSALWLLKTMRHRQQTIYKVSVSIVNRQKEFFDHGISHLKPMVLREIAKDISLHECTVSRVTSNKYMHTPQGLFELKFFFTSGLTGTEGSRYSCITVKNMIKEIITKENKEKPFSDKRIVQILEGQNLKLARRTIAKYREDLGILPSARRKELV
- a CDS encoding LPS export ABC transporter ATP-binding protein produces the protein MKSLNVSNLAKTYGERKVVDDVSLKVSSGEVVGLLGPNGAGKTTIFYMTVGLVNPDEGKIYLNGETIENLPMYQRARKGIGYLPQESSIFRKLTVEENFLAILEMYPLTDKERRKVLDELLNELHIAHLAKNKAFTLSGGERRRVEITRTLISKPQFILLDEPFAGIDPKSIDDLQQIINHLKNKGIGVLITDHNVRETLQITDRAYIINEGKILEEGIPDKIAESSKVRQIFLGDKFQLIS
- a CDS encoding lipopolysaccharide transport periplasmic protein LptA, with translation MRKTGINIFTGFLSAVFLLLISLNMVLGETSVLDTFSKGSNQNVSIHITADRMEGYNKKNLIIFYGNVKAIRGDTTLWADRMDIFFDREEKKVERIVALGSVRVNQEDRNAVASKATYFENGMKIILEGNPKLWQKNDLLKGNRITLFLNEDRIVVETADVQIHPKNANITGKKTAKDEKK